From Zea mays cultivar B73 chromosome 3, Zm-B73-REFERENCE-NAM-5.0, whole genome shotgun sequence:
CGGGATGTATGTACTCCTGTGGAAGCACTAGGCGTGCGTGAGTAGCGATGAGCTGATGACGACCAACTACACGGTTTTGGGGGGGGGGGAGGAGAAAAACGAGGTTCTCTCGGGCTAGGAAGTCCTAAGATACATCTGTACCGAGCACAGAACAGATCTTTGGGGTTGTGTCGCGATCATAAGATTTGAGATTTCGTTCGGCCCGTCTAGGCGCTAGGCGTCTACTACTATCTTCTTTCTAGTACTACTGGATACGGTAAGCGCGTGCCGCGGACGGGGACGCTTTCATGCCGATCGGTCGCCAGGCCCAGGACGTAGGAGGTTGGACCATGCGTCCGACGCAGCGCAACGATCTGGTTGCGTGCGCCGCCACACCAGCCGGGAAGCTTCGCTGCTGTTCGGTTGGTGAGGTACACGTCATCCGTCAGCAGACCACGAATGCTAGCTGCTGCACACGTCCTGTCTCGTGGGACCTGATCGTTTATTAGACGGCTTTTATATCGATTCGGCGGGCGGCAGCACCACGTCGTCGTTTCATTTGCTCTCTATCGTCCATGTGACGCAGGTGCGGCTTTTATTCCCGCCGGCGCTGCTCCAGAATCGCAGCGTACGGGCCGGGCCGGAGAGGCACGCCGGCCGTGAGCAAAACGTGAGACGCGTGCGTGCACGGAAAGCTGTGTTTTGGGTTGGGGTGCGGTGGTGTGGCCGGACGAGGAAATTCTACGGCCTGATGAGGGAGGTGTTTTAAAGATTCTTTCtagtggaggaggaggaggaggatacGGTAAAAAGCGACTTTCTATGTAATGTGAAATATCAGATTCTCTCTTCTCAAAGGAGGATACTATGTTCGAGCAGGAAACAACATGCGTACCTCCTGCATTTGGCATGGGAACCCAACTAACCAAGTTCCATGATCGTTACAATCCAGCCGATCTGAACAGTTTACAGCAAAATACATCCTGAATCAACCAAAACAGCAACTAAATCCGACTCATTCTAGACATCATTTCTAtgtacggcggcggcggcggcggcctaaACCCTCTCCGCCTCGTCAGCGGGACGAGCCGGAGCCGACGACGACGAGGTGGCTGTGCGCGTCGAGCGGCACGAAGGCGAGCGCGAGGAGCACGGCCAGCAGGCCCAcgggcaccagcagcagcaggaacGGCGGCGGCGAGAGCGGCGGCAGCACGAGCGGGAGGAACGCCAGCGACACGGCCACGAACACGAACGCCAGCAGCAGCTCCGCGGTGAAGTAGCCCGCGGGCGGCGGCGGCACCGTTCCCTG
This genomic window contains:
- the LOC100283113 gene encoding auxin-inducible protein encodes the protein MDRRPPARRRPGDPHRRGAAMHGAVEQQKQHRGRRPQGTVPPPPAGYFTAELLLAFVFVAVSLAFLPLVLPPLSPPPFLLLLVPVGLLAVLLALAFVPLDAHSHLVVVGSGSSR